The stretch of DNA GGTGTCCCTCGCATTGTGATGGTGACTCCCACTGGGGATGCTCAGAAGATTAATCCGGCGGTTTTGGTGGCGGCTCAGGAAGCGGGTATTGAAGAGATATATCGAGTTGGTGGTGCTCAGGCGATCGCCGCGCTAGCCTACGGAACCGAAACAATTCCGGCGGTAGATGTAATCACTGGGCCAGGGAATATTTATGTGACCCTCGCCAAGAAAATGGTTTATGGTCGAGTGGGTATTGACTCTTTGGCTGGACCTTCTGAAGTTTTGGTGATTGCAGATGAGAGTGCTGACCCAGCCCATGTAGCGGCTGATTTATTAGCCCAAGCGGAGCACGATCCCCTTGCTGCCGCGATTTTGTTAACGCCGAGTAAGACTTTTGGCGAAGCTGTCCAATCCCAAGTTTTAAAGCAACTCCAGGGGCATCCCCGTCAAGAGCTGACGGAAAAGGCGATCGCCCACTATGGCGTTGTGGTGATTGTTGATTCTCTGAAAGATGCGGCCGAATTATCGAATCTTTTTGCGCCGGAGCACCTCGAGCTAGAGATTGATGATCCTTGGGACTTGTTGCCTCAGATTCGCCACGCGGGGGCGATTTTCCTTGGTCACTCTACGCCTGAAGCGGTGGGAGATTATTTGGCTGGGCCAAACCACACATTACCGACGGCTGGTGCTGCTCGTTACGCGTCTGCTCTTGGGGTGGAGACCTTCATGAAGCACTCTAGTATCATTCAGTATTCGGAAAAGGCACTAAGAAATGTTGGCGACGCAATTCAATCGTTAGCAAAAGCTGAGGGTTTGGCTTCCCACGCTGAATCAGTCAGGATTCGTATTGATAAAAAGCCGAAAAGCTAAATGCCAAGGGCTACAAATTTTTGGAGATAATTTACCCATTTTGCGGCAAGGTCAGTTTGGGTAAAGGGAATTTTAGTGCTGTCTTTGTCGGTTTTGTAATTAAGGCTAAGGGCGGCTTTGCCTTTGCTTGGTAAATTGTCTAAGTTTTCAGGATCGATATCGGCAAAGGTTTGGCCGTCAATGTCTAGGCTGACATCGGATAGGTCGGCGATCGCCACAGTTTGGAGATTAATAATGCCTTTGCGGGTGGCTTTGCCCCAAGTGATCTGACCATTGCGATAACCGATAACAGAATATAAATCGTATTTGGCTTGATCAAAATTATCAGCCCAAACTTTGTAGGCTTCTAGTTTTTTGTATTCAGCCGAGCCTGCCCAAGCCAGACCAATAAAAGTTGCCAGCAAAGGTAGCCAAAGTAAACCCCGTTCCATAATGATTTTGTCCTAGCTCTATCTAGGATTACTCCGATTCCTGTGATTCAACAAAATGGCGCAGACTTAGTAATGCCACAGTCTGACCAAGATTTAAAGGTAGCAGAGAAACACCTTCGAGGCGGGACTGGAGCCAGCCGTCATCCCATGACCATTCATGAAAGCCATCGATTCCTTTACTCAAGATGAAGCGCACACCATGCTCGTTGATCTCGTCGACGCGATGTTTTACGGGAACTGCACCGATATAAGTTGTGAATTCTGATTGAGGGGTCAGTTGTTCCGGTAAATTTTCGAAACGCTGCATCCACAGCCATTTTTTTAGCTGCTCAGGCTGAGTCAAACTTTTTTGAATCGTTTTGCTGGAAGCTTTGACTTCAAAACGAATATTGCTGTGCTGAAACTGTCCAAACATCCGGCTATGCTGTCATGCTCACTATGAGTAATGCTTAAGATTATAACGAGCTACATTCTGTCGAGGGGGAAACAATTTACCGGATGGCGCGTCTCAAAGAGCACAACAGACACAACATGAGGACTACATTTGTTATGTCTTTCTCCGCTTCTCACTCTCGTAAATCCGGAGCGATCGCCCTTTTGGGGACATTATTTGTCAGTTCGGCGATCGCCCCCTTTATTTCAATGAATGCCGCCCAGGCACAACTGTTTAAAAATCAGCGTTCCAGTTCTAGCCAGAATGCCAATCAAAATCGCAATCGCACGGTGAATATCGCTGCTGGCGCTGAAATTCCCGTCATGGTTCCTGAGGCTGAGAAAATCTTTGTCGCTCCCGACGAAACGATGGATTTAACCGTGGAAGTCGCGGCGAATCTGAAGGATCGCTACGGACAGGTTTTAATTCCCTACGGCACAGAAATCGAAGGGCGCATTGAGCCTGTCGATAGTGGCGGTTCGCAATTTGTCGCCCGCAATATCGTTTTTTCGGACAATGATACCCAAACAATTTACGGTGAATCTCGTGTTATTACTCGCACAGAGGTCGTCAAAGAAGGCGCTGATGGCACAGATATTCTTGAAGGCGCATTGATTGGTGCTGGTGCTGCGGTAATTCTCGGTGGTGTTACCGGCGATCGCAAAATTGACTTGAGCACAATTCTTCTCGGCGGTGGTCTCGGAGCCCTCGGTGGCTGGGCTTTAGGTAGCGAAGAAGCCGAAGTGATTGCCATTGATCCTGACCGCGATCTTGACATTATTTTGAGCGATCGCCTCGCCCTGCAACCCTACGATTACCGTAGTTCCCAAACTGCCCGCAACGACGATCTCATCTGGGATTAAGACAGTTTGTAAGGCATAACCCTCTCCGCTATGATGGTACGAATCTAAGATTTTCCGGTGATAAAGACGAAATTAACCTATGGATATCAAGGCATTTGTCCATCAGAGCGCGGGTGACTGGTTTGCCCAACGCACTTTCTACCAAGCGAATAACCCTGACCCTGATAATGGCAAAGCAAATCTGTCCTTTACATTATTGGACAATGGTCATCCAGAAGTGCAGCGTATTGCCACAGCTATTGGTGAACAGCCCGACGAAAATTGGCTTGTGCTCCAGAGCAGTTGGGATACATCCGTTGACTGGACAAAACCGAAGGTTCAGGGAAATTCTTTAATGGCTTTTATTCTTGATCCTGAGAAACCCCAAGAAGCAAAAGCTTTTGCCTTAAGTCAGTCTTTATCGAGTGGTTCCTGTGTGCTCGGAGATGACGGAATTTTGATTATTACGCTGCAAGAAGGCGATAAAGAAATCGTTGAACGGCAATGGTTTGGAAGTGAAAATCTCAGAATGCGTACTAATATCATCACCAGTCAAGTCGGTGTGTTGCAGACGAGCTTTTATTCTGAAATTCGTCGCATCATTGAGCCACCAAAGTCCACGGAAGAAGCGGTGGAAGCAGCAAATTAATTTCGCCGCTTAATAATAATTTATTAAAACAAAAATCAGTGCTCAAAGACATTGCCATAAAAAGCAAGATCGAGCTTAACGAACGTTGGTAAACATTGGAGACATTCTTCCATGAGATACCAGCGTTCTTCGCGTTTGAGCATGGCGGTGAGCTTATGCATCATCGGGATCAAGTAGCGCACGTCATTTGATGCATAGCTAAGCTGTTCGGCACTGAGGGCTGCGACATTACCCCAGTCAGAGCTTTGGGCAGATTTGTCTAGCTCGATGCCCATTAATTCCTTAACGAGGGACTTCAAGCCGTGGCTAGAGGTATAGGTACGGGCTAATTTGCTGGCAATTTTTGTGCAGAAAAAAGGATTGGTTTTAATGTCGAGGGCATGGTCAAGCTGGGCAATGTCAAAGCGACCGAAATGAAAAACTTTAGTAATATTTTCTGCTTCCATCAAGGTTTTTAGATTGGGGGCTGCTGTTTGTCCACGGCTAATGCGAATGGCACTAACGTAATCGTCGTCATCACAAAGTTGAACTAAACAAAGGCGATCGCGGTGGGGATTTAGTCCCATGGTTTCGGTATCGACGGCGATCGCCTCAGATTTGAGATAGCGTTCGAGGAGTTCTGCGCTGATATCTTGCTCGCAAAGTTCAAACTTGTCCATTATTTGCCCAAAAGATTGCTACGTTATTATGCCGGAAAAATTCTCTTTGATCAGAAGGAAGAACCGGGTTGACTCAGAAATTCTAATTCGGCGGCGGTACTTTCGCGCTCCAAAATTTTGTTGCGGTGGGGAAATCTGCCAAATTGCTCAATCACATCAAAATGTTTTTGGGCGTAGTCAATATAACTTTCGCTGATCGGATTGTCTTTAAGCTGCGCAAACAACTCCAGCGATCGCCGTTGCTCTTCTATATTTTCGCTATGTTCAAAGGGCAAATACAAAAATAATCGCTGTACTACTAATAGTTCTTTGTCGAAATTTGCGGCGATCGCCTGCTTTGCAATTTCTAACGCTTTTTCGTCGGTGGCAAAGGCTTGGGGGCTGCCCCGAAATAAATTACGGGGCACTTGATCCAACAACACCATTAACGCCACGCAACCAAGGGGGAATTTTCGCCAATCATCTAACGTGCCGCTTTTTGCTTGTTGATAAAAAACATCCAGAGTCTCACGAACTTGGTCGTCAAATGCCGGATTTTTGATGAACCATTCTTTACGGGAAGTGCCGTAAATTTCACTATCTGATTTCCCAAACCAAAAATCGTTAACGATTTGCCAAGCTTCTGTCACGCTGACTCTTCCAACCTGTAAAAATATGCCAAAATTCTATCATTCACAATCCTAGGAGTTTAGTTTTGGCCTTCTATCAAAGTAGCGATCGCCTCGAGCAGTTGGGAAAGCAAATTTTGCAAAATACTTGGCAGAAATTTCCGAGCCTCAGAACTGATCAGCTTGCCCTCACTTGGATTGTCTACGATGAGCCTGTGATTGTGAATACCGGTGGAGCCTTGTCCCCAGAAGCGTTTTGGCAACATCCAGTGCGGGGTTTTAGCTATCGTGGCGATGAACGAATTTACCCCGCCAGCGTCATTAAACTATTTTATTTGGTCGCGATCCACGAATGGCTTGAAGGCAATATGGTTCAGGATTCGGCGGAGTTGCAGCGGGCAATCCACGACATGATTGTTGAGTCGAGTAATGATGCCACAAGCTACATTGTTGATACCCTCAGCGGTACAAGTAGTGGCCCTGAATTGCCGCCGGAACCTTTTAAAACTTGGAGCTACCAACGGAATATTGTTAATCGCTTTTACCAAAATCTGGGTTGGGAAGAACTTGCGCCGACGAATATTAATCAAAAACCTTGGGGAGATGGCCCCTACGGGCGGGAACGGCAATTTCTGGGGGCAAACTACGAAAATCGCAATATGCTCACCACTAAGGCGATCGCCCGGCTATTCCATGCAGTCATGGGTGGCGTTGCGGTTTCTAGTGAACGTTGTCAGGCGATGGTCAATTTGTTGAGCCGCAGCATTAATCCTCAAAGTCTTGCCGCTATTGATGAAGACGAAAATCAAGTAACCGGATTTTTAGGTGAAGCATTACCGGAAGGCAGTCAACTCTGGTCCAAGGCGGGTTGGACGAGTCGTGTGCGCCATGATGCTGCTTATATTGAAGTACCAAACAAATCTCCGTATCTTTTGATTGTCTTTACCGAAGGGGAAGAGCATGCTAAAAATCGCGATATTTTACCTACTATTTCCCAAGAAATTTTGCGAGCTATTGCTTAGTCCTGAGATCTTCAACTTCTGTGGCTAGACATTAATTTTTATCGCAACGCAGTAGAAGAAGTTGAAGATCTGGTTTTACGCTATTTTTCAAGACCGTAATTTAGCAGTTAAATCATGCTTGAGGCGATACAAAATCGAATCTCGATCCAGCGAATCGATTATTTTTCTGACAATTAATTTGGGATCGTTGTTTCCCCACGATCCCCCTGTGGTCAGATAGGTTTTTGTTGCTTCGCCAATAATTTTGGTTGACAGTCCGGCGATCGCCCCTTGGGTTACCGCCACTGAAACATAAGGTGCGAGAGCCAAGCCTCCTGTTGCGGGCACAGAAAACCCCAGCATTCCCTTGAGGGAGCTTAAACCCAAGTTCGCGATAAATTCACCAGCGGTCATCCCTCCCATACTGAGCGCAATTTTCTGCAGTAGGGCGATCGCCTCAGTGTGGCCAAGATTTAAACCATAGAGCTGGGACAGTCGAATAATTAACGCGACATCAACAATTGCCCCACTAAAAACATCCACGACCGTGACAGGATTTAACGCTACCGCTGCCGCTTTAGTGACCATGGCTTTTTCAATCAGGCGATCGCCGGCCGTTTCCCGTAGTAGCTGCTTGCGTTGTCGCAATTTTTTATTAGTCACATTCACGTAGAGCATTGAATTGAGCGCTAATAAAGCTTTCCCCTCCCGCTCTAAAATCTCCAAAATTTTAAGCTTTAAATCAACAACATTGGGTTTGCCTCGCTCACGCACAACGCTACGCTTGCCTGATTCATCCACCGAAACCTTAGCTACCAAAGGAGAAGCTGCCACCATAACAATCTCATCCGGTGACAAAATTTCCTTCACCCGGCGATCGCAGATAGTTTCATAAATAAGCTCGCGATCCGCCTCAGGATATTGGTCAACTTTGTTAAACACAAGAAGCATCGGCTTACCCACTTCCCGCAGCTGGGATAGAGCCTCAAATTCTACGCGACTCATATCCCCCGCAATCACAAACAGAATCAGATCCATTTGCTGAGCTACCATTTTTGCCAACTGCTCACGGGTTTCCCCATTCACTTCATCAATGCCCGGCGTATCTACCAACTCTAAATGACTATGGTGGCGATCGCCCGTGGAAGCCCGCTGAACATGACTATCCCCGACAATTTCTTCCCTTGTTTGCCAAACCGCCTGCTCAATATCCGTTGTGACACCATGCAATGCCCCAGTCCGAAAAACAGACTCCCCCAGCAATGCATTTAAAACCGATGATTTACCCCGCCCAACCAAACCAAAAGCCGCAATTTGCAACACAGAATGTTCCAGCTTATTAAACATCAAGCCCAATTGCTGGATTTCGTGCTGTAGCCCATACTGTTCCCGCTCCGTTAGATCGAGATTCTGAAGAAGGTGTTTGAGAGTTTCTTGGGCATCGTGATAGTTGATATCCGCTTGGATTTCCGTAAAATCGGCGATCGCCGCATCCAAATCCTCAGCAGACCAAGCCATAGACCCTTCTACATTTTCCGAATCCATCACTAGCCCTGACTCCAATCCGAGTGAGTGATTTGATAAAACATAAAAGAACGACGAATCAACCCATTCCTATTTATTTAAAAACATCCTTAAGAGCTGTGCGTGCCGCCAAGTGATTACGCGTTGAAGTTAAAATATCCACCTCTCGGCGTAAACGCTCCTGAGTATTCTGGAGCTCTAGCAAAGCCTGCTGCTCCTCAGCGACACCATACAAACTCCCCGCAATCCAATAAGAAAGCTCCCGTGGCAAATCAGGTAATTCATCAGGCAACTCTAGAGGCTGATCTGCTAGCTTTGCCGACAGACTCACGACATCCATTAAAATCTGCTTAGCATCCACCGCGAGGGTCGATAAATTACCACTCATCGGATCATCCTCAATCCATTCCACCAAACCTACCCGGTAAGGCTTTTCACGCACATAATCCAAAACCCGAAAACGCTGTTGACCAATCGTGAGCATTTTCATCCTGCCATCCGGCAACTTCTCACAATGAACAATTTCCGCACAACAGCCGACATTAGCGATGCTGCCATCAACCGGATCCACCATCAACACACCAAAGCGGCGATCATGCTCAAGAATCGTGTTCATCATAATGCGATAGCGAAACTCGAACACATGAAGTGGCAAAGGTCGAGAAGGAAATAAAACCACTTCCGGTAGGGGAAATAGAGGTAATTCTCGAACAGCGACGGATGATGGAGTCATTAGTGGAAACAGAATCAGAATCTATATATACTCTAACGGATATGCAAAACTTAAGCGAAACCAACAAAACCCCCGTTAGTTTTAAACTAATTCGGGAGTTTACAATCACCTCACTAAAACTGAGAAAATCAAACTATCTAGAGTTTGACCTCAATATCAACACCAGCAGGTAGATCAAGCTTCATCAAAGCATCAATCGTCTTAGAAGAAGGCTGATAAATATCAATAATGCGGCGGTGAGTACGAGTCTCAAAATGCTCACGAGAATCCTTGTCTACGTGGGGAGAACGGAGCACACAATAAATCTTACGCTTTGTGGGGAGGGGAATAGGACCAATCGCTGTAGCGTTAGTGCGATTAGCAGTATCAACAATCTTTTCACAGGAGGTATCTAGTAAGCGGCGATCAAATGCTTTCAAACGGATCCGAATTTTCTGCTGTTGTAAAGTAGCCATTTTTTTGATTTTTCAAAGTACAAATTTTGGGGCGCTCTCGTAAAAAGCAATCCCCCGGGCTTATATAAAAGAAATTAAGGAGTAGGTTGATAAGCCTATACCTACTCCCAGGGTTAGCTAACGTTACTATTTAATGATCTTGGAAACAGTTCCAGCACCAATAGTACGACCGCCTTCACGAATCGCAAAACGCATGCCTTGCTCAATCGCAACAGGGTTAATGAGTTCAACCGTCATCTTGATGCGATCGCCGGGCATCACCATTTCAGCCGCAGAACCATCATCAGCAGTGAAGTCAGTGATGATACCAGTTACATCAGTTGTACGGACATAAAACTGAGGACGATAGTTAGGGAAGAAAGGAGTGTGACGACCACCTTCTTCCTTAGTGAGTACATAAACTTCAGCTTCAAAGTTTGTGTGAGGAGTGATAGAGCCGGGCTTAGAAAGAACCATGCCACGCTCAATATCTTCCTTCTGGATACCACGAAGAAGTACACCAACGTTGTCACCAGCCATACCCTGATCGAGACTCTTCTGGAACATCTCAACACCCGTTACGGTAGTGCTGCGAGTGTCTTTAATACCAACAATTTCAATGGTTTCACCAACCTTGACTGTTCCACGCTCAATACGACCAGTGGCCACAGTACCACGACCAGTGATCGAGAAAACGTCCTCTACAGCCATCAAGAAAGGCTTATCAACATCACGCTCAGGAAGAGGCATATATTCATCGACACTCTTCATGAGAGCAAGAATCTTGTCAACCCAAGGATCTTCCCCTTCTTTAATAGCTGGATTAGCAACAAGGGCTTCAACAGCCTTGAGGGCAGAACCAGTAGTAATAGGAATATCGTCGCCAGGAAAATCATATTCATCAAGAAGTTCGCGAACTTCAAGCTCAACAAGCTCGAGAAGCTCTTCATCATCTACTTGGTCTTCTTTGTTAAGGAAAACAACCAAGCTAGGAACACCAACCTGCTTTGCAAGGAGAATGTGCTCACGAGTCTGGGGCATAGGACCGTCAGCAGCGGATACAACCAGAATACCGCCGTCCATTTGAGCTGCGCCAGTAATCATGTTCTTGACATAGTCAGCGTGACCAGGGCAGTCAACGTGAGCATAGTGACGATCTGCAGTTTCATACTCAACGTGAGCAGTGTTGATTGTGATACCACGCGCCTTTTCTTCAGGGGCTGCATCAATATCTTCGTAATTTTGTGCTTTAGCACCACCTTGAGCCGCCAAAGCCATAGTGATCGCTGCAGTTAGTGTTGTTTTACCATGGTCAACGTGACCAACAGTACCAATATTGGCGTGGGGTTTGTTTCTTTCAAACTTTTCGCGTGCCATGTGTTTTGTTTTTCCTTAATCGTTAAAAGTGTGCGTTCCCTTTGTTTTTGGCGATGATGGCTTCAGCCACGTGGCGAGGCACTTCATCGTAATTGCTAAATTCCATCGAGAAGATACCACGTCCTTGGGTTTTAGAGCGAATATCTGTGGCATAACCAAACATTTCAGCTAATGGAACTTTAGCGGATACTTTGGCGATACCATCGTCGGAATTCATGCCTTGGATGTTACCCCGTCGGGCATTGAGGTCACCCATGATCTCCCCAAGGAAATCCTCAGGTACTTCAACCTCAACTTGCATAATGGGTTCTAACACTACTGGGGACGCTTGGTCAACAGCATTACGGATCGCAATAGAGGCTGCAATCTTAAATGCCATTTCTGAAGAGTCCACGTCATGAAATGAGCCATCTAGCAAGGTGGCTTTGAGATCGATCATAGGGTAGCCTGCGATGATACCAGATTCACAAGCTTCTTTCATGCCTTGTTCGACAGAAGGAATATATTCTCGCGGAATCGTACCACCGACAATTTTTGATTCAAACTCAAAGCCCGTGCCCTCATCACCGGGTTTAACGTTGATGACGACGTGACCATATTGACCTTTCCCACCGCTTTGGCGGATAAATTTACCTTCCGCTTTGGCTGGTTGGCGAATTGTCTCTCGGTAAGCAACTTGAGGTTGACCAACGTCTGCTTCGACTTTAAATTCGCGAAGCATCCGATCAACAAGGATTTCGAGGTGAAGTTCTCCCATCCCTGCAATCACGGTTTGATTGGTCTCTGGGTCGACGCTGACACGAAAAGTCGGGTCTTCGTCTGACAGTGACTGGAGAGCTTTTGATAGTTTCTCCATGTCTTGCTTGGTCTTGGGCTCCACTGCAACGGAGATCACTGGCTCTGGAATATAAAGCGATTCGAGGATAATCGGTTCGCTTGCGTCACAGAGGGTATCTCCTGTTGTTGTATCCCGCATACCAATTACTGCGCCTAGGTCTCCAGCCCGTAGGGCATCTACTTCGATGCGTTCATTGGACTTGAGAACAATCAGTCGAGAAATACGCTCTTTTTTATCTTTTGTAGAGTTATAGATATAGCTACCTTTCTCGATAACACCGGAATAAACCCGAATAAAGGTTAGTCGACCATAGGGATCAGAGGCAATTTTGAAGGCTAGTGCGGCAAATGGCTCTTCATCGCTGGCTGGGCGATCGCCTTCTGTTCCATCTGGAAGCTCCCCTGTAATAGCTGGAACTTCTAAGGGAGAAGGTAAATAATCAACTACCGCATCAAGTAATAATTGAACACCTTTATTTTTGAAGGCAGAACCACATAACAACGGCATAATTGAGCCGTTAATCGTCCCTGCGCGGAGGGCGGCCATAATTTCAGCCTCGGTAAACTCTTCACCCTCTAAATATTTCTCTAGAAGTGTCTCGTTAGATTCGGCGATCGCCTCAATTAATAAAGCCCGATACTCTTCAGCCTGCTCCTGTAAAGATTCCGGGATGGGCACAACCTCTATTTCTTGACCAATATCATCTTTGTAAATAGACGCTTCCATCTTGACGAGATCAACAATCCCCTCAAAGTCAGCCTCAGCTCCAATCGGTAGCTGAATCGGCACTGCATTTGCCTTAAGGCGATTCTTGATTTGCTCGTAGACCTTAAAAAAATTAGCTCCCGTACGATCCATCTTGTTGACGAATGCAATACGAGGTACTCGATACCTATCCGCTTGACGCCAAACCGTTTCTGATTGAGGCTGAACACCACCAACAGAACAAAAAACAGCAATCACACCATCAAGCACTCGCATTGAGCGCTCAACTTCAATGGTGAAATCAACGTGACCCGGAGTGTCAATAATATTTACTTTGTGGTCACGCCAGCTAGTGCTAATTGCGGCCGCTGTAATCGTGATACCACGCTCTCTTTCCTGCTCCATCCAATCAGTTACAGCATTGCCATCATGAACTTCCCCGAGCTTATGAACAATACCGGAGTAGAACAAAATTCTTTCAGTTGTCGTCGTTTTTCCCGCGTCAATATGAGCGGCAATACCGATATTACGGATTTTTTCTAGGGCAATGCTACGAGACATATTTATTTCCTAAACCGAAAATAATTTCGGACAGAGTAAAAAAACATCACAATAGTGAATAGTTGATTTACTTGTTTGTCTTAATATTTCTTTGCAATGGCGGCTTACTATTATATTGAAGTTCGTGATTTTTGCCAAGAGAAAGTTGGCTGAGGCTAACTTATCAAAACTATTGCTTTCGATAAATGTGACTAAACCAATCTGCCCCTTAGCAAAAACTCATGACACCATTGACTTAGTAGCGGTAATGAGCAAATGCCTTATTTGCTTCTGCCATGCGGTGAGTGTCTTCACGCTTTTTGATAGCCCCACCGGTCTCATTCGCTGCATCCATCAGCTCATTTGCCAGCTTCATCGCCATGGTTTTGCCGGAGCGTTGACGGGCGTAGCCAATTAACCAACGCAGAGCAAGGGCTGTACCACGTCCTTGGCGAACTTCCATGGGCACTTGATAGGTTGCACCACCAACACGACGTGCTTTTACTTCGACGAGAGGTGTGAGATTGCGAATGGCTTCTTCAAAAACTTCGATGGGGTCACTGCCGGTTCTTTCTTTAATGATGTCTAGGGCATCGTAAACAATCCGTGCTGCCAAGGATTTTTTGCCACTACTCATCACACGACGAATGGTCATGCTAAGGAGTCGGTTGTTATATACGGCATCTGGGGGAACTTCGCGCTTTTTTGTGACTGAACGACGAGACATATGATTTTAGGAACTCAAAGGTAATAAGTTTTTACGAAAGTTGTTGTTTGCTACTGAGCAAACTGAGGGCAGCAACTTTTTTATAGGTCAAACATTCCTCTGATACCGTGAGATTTGGAATGCTTGATTTTAAGACTTAGAATAACTTTGCCATTTCCAAAATTCGGAAAATAAAAGCTAATAGATAAATTAATTGATAGATTTCAGCCGAGGCAAGTGCAACTCTTTGCCGACGAACTGGTAAAACATATCAAATATCAAAAAAACTAGTCTGTCGGAAATTATTCCTTCGGACGCTTTGCTCCGTACTTAGAACGGCTTTGGCGGCGATCTTTCACACCGGTTGCATCGAGGGTACCGCGAACAATGTGGTAACGGACACCCGGAAGGTCTTTGACACGACCACCACGAATTAAAACAACAGAGTGTTCTTGGAGGTTGTGACCGATGCCAGGGATATATGCGGTTACTTCAAATCCAGAAGTTAGGCGAACACGGGCAACCTTACGGAGTGCGGAGTTCGGCTTTTTTGGAGTGGTTGTGTAAACGCGTGTGCAGACACCTCGACGCTGGGGGCACTGCTTCAATGCGGGAGACTTTGTTTTCTTTTTAAGCTTATACCGCTCTGAACGAATAAGTTGTTGGATAGTTGGCATAAATATTTGCCCTACGTGCGCGATGATCGTAGGTCATTAGCATTGACAAATAACCATCATATTGAGTTTGAATCTGTTATGTCAAGTTTCTTCTTGAAAAGATTGTCCGCAGTTGCAAATCTTTGAGGCGTTGGGATTTGTGAAGCGGAAGCCGCCACCCATTAGGTCTTCGGAAAAGTCGAGGCTGATGTTTTGCAGTTGTTCTTTGTCTGAGTCACTCACGAGGATTTTAATGTTGCGGCTGTTGTATTGTTGATCGTCTTCTTTGGGTGT from [Limnothrix rosea] IAM M-220 encodes:
- the tuf gene encoding elongation factor Tu, translating into MAREKFERNKPHANIGTVGHVDHGKTTLTAAITMALAAQGGAKAQNYEDIDAAPEEKARGITINTAHVEYETADRHYAHVDCPGHADYVKNMITGAAQMDGGILVVSAADGPMPQTREHILLAKQVGVPSLVVFLNKEDQVDDEELLELVELEVRELLDEYDFPGDDIPITTGSALKAVEALVANPAIKEGEDPWVDKILALMKSVDEYMPLPERDVDKPFLMAVEDVFSITGRGTVATGRIERGTVKVGETIEIVGIKDTRSTTVTGVEMFQKSLDQGMAGDNVGVLLRGIQKEDIERGMVLSKPGSITPHTNFEAEVYVLTKEEGGRHTPFFPNYRPQFYVRTTDVTGIITDFTADDGSAAEMVMPGDRIKMTVELINPVAIEQGMRFAIREGGRTIGAGTVSKIIK
- the fusA gene encoding elongation factor G; translation: MSRSIALEKIRNIGIAAHIDAGKTTTTERILFYSGIVHKLGEVHDGNAVTDWMEQERERGITITAAAISTSWRDHKVNIIDTPGHVDFTIEVERSMRVLDGVIAVFCSVGGVQPQSETVWRQADRYRVPRIAFVNKMDRTGANFFKVYEQIKNRLKANAVPIQLPIGAEADFEGIVDLVKMEASIYKDDIGQEIEVVPIPESLQEQAEEYRALLIEAIAESNETLLEKYLEGEEFTEAEIMAALRAGTINGSIMPLLCGSAFKNKGVQLLLDAVVDYLPSPLEVPAITGELPDGTEGDRPASDEEPFAALAFKIASDPYGRLTFIRVYSGVIEKGSYIYNSTKDKKERISRLIVLKSNERIEVDALRAGDLGAVIGMRDTTTGDTLCDASEPIILESLYIPEPVISVAVEPKTKQDMEKLSKALQSLSDEDPTFRVSVDPETNQTVIAGMGELHLEILVDRMLREFKVEADVGQPQVAYRETIRQPAKAEGKFIRQSGGKGQYGHVVINVKPGDEGTGFEFESKIVGGTIPREYIPSVEQGMKEACESGIIAGYPMIDLKATLLDGSFHDVDSSEMAFKIAASIAIRNAVDQASPVVLEPIMQVEVEVPEDFLGEIMGDLNARRGNIQGMNSDDGIAKVSAKVPLAEMFGYATDIRSKTQGRGIFSMEFSNYDEVPRHVAEAIIAKNKGNAHF
- the rpsG gene encoding 30S ribosomal protein S7, which gives rise to MSRRSVTKKREVPPDAVYNNRLLSMTIRRVMSSGKKSLAARIVYDALDIIKERTGSDPIEVFEEAIRNLTPLVEVKARRVGGATYQVPMEVRQGRGTALALRWLIGYARQRSGKTMAMKLANELMDAANETGGAIKKREDTHRMAEANKAFAHYRY
- the rpsL gene encoding 30S ribosomal protein S12; the protein is MPTIQQLIRSERYKLKKKTKSPALKQCPQRRGVCTRVYTTTPKKPNSALRKVARVRLTSGFEVTAYIPGIGHNLQEHSVVLIRGGRVKDLPGVRYHIVRGTLDATGVKDRRQSRSKYGAKRPKE
- a CDS encoding HesB/IscA family protein, giving the protein MIQITPTAAQEIKRIQRSRNATNSYLRLGLTKGGCLDFIYQFSLEKTPKEDDQQYNSRNIKILVSDSDKEQLQNISLDFSEDLMGGGFRFTNPNASKICNCGQSFQEET